The genome window AGATTCTCTCCGTCCAAAGGCGATAGCTCTGATATACATCCAGGCAGAAACTCCGATCATCGAAGATTTCCTTGAGAAATACATCAGCTACATAACCAAAACGCTCTCGATTCTCCCTAACGTTCTTGCAGTTGCCAGGAGTGGTAAGGACAGTGTTATAGCCCTTGTGGGGGAGGAAAACGAGGACAAGCTCAACAAGTTCATTGATGAGACGATAAGAGTTCTCCCAACTCTGAAGCGCGTGGAAGTTATCCCAATAAAGAGCTTTGTTAAGGGCAAAGATCTCGTTGGTTTCCTCGTGGGGGTGTGAGATGGAAGTTGAGGTGAAGTTCAGGGTTGACTTCGAGAAAATTAAACTGAAAATCGAGTCCCTTGGGGCTTCTTTCGTTGGAGAAGAGCTCCAAGAGGACGTTTACTTCTCCCTTCCCTTTCCAAAGCTTCTTCGCGTTAGGAAAATCGAAAACCTCGGGAAGTCTTTTCTGACATACAAAGAAATCAAGGATCCAGGCAGGAACGAGGAGTTCGACGAGCTTGAGGTCGAAGTTTCCGACTTCCACACAACCGTTGAAATCCTT of Thermococcus sp. contains these proteins:
- a CDS encoding Lrp/AsnC family transcriptional regulator — protein: MVQLDDLDRAILRLLKEDARLTISEIAEKLNRPESTIHFRIKKLLEKGVIDRYTIILGDSLRPKAIALIYIQAETPIIEDFLEKYISYITKTLSILPNVLAVARSGKDSVIALVGEENEDKLNKFIDETIRVLPTLKRVEVIPIKSFVKGKDLVGFLVGV
- the cyaB gene encoding class IV adenylate cyclase; amino-acid sequence: MEVEVKFRVDFEKIKLKIESLGASFVGEELQEDVYFSLPFPKLLRVRKIENLGKSFLTYKEIKDPGRNEEFDELEVEVSDFHTTVEILRRLGYREDVTVRKRRLVYRLDGITFELNDVEGLGGFLDIEVISEDVEGAKRKIWEVAKRLGLSEKDVEPRLYQELIREKEGR